A region of the Dasypus novemcinctus isolate mDasNov1 chromosome X, mDasNov1.1.hap2, whole genome shotgun sequence genome:
AAATGAATAGTGTGCATCAAGACACCTGCATTGGCACCAAGATCTCCTTGCCCACTCATTAGCACTTGTCCTTCAGGGGCCTGATCATCCTGTAATACTCAGCTCAAATACCCACCCAACTCCATAGGCAGAGCCAGAGTTTCTGTCCAGATAGGGCTGCTGGCATGCAGAAGCAGAGGACTTTGGGTcagttttgttcatttattcatgtgtttACTCTCCAAATGAATAAACATTCTCTTAATGCCTGCTCCATGCCAGGCTTGTCACTGAGGGCTGCACACAGAGCTGTGAAGGAGACTGTCTTGTCCCTGCCCTTAAAGAATTCACAATCTAGAGGGGGAACCAGGTCCATCAAAACCAGCCACATAGTGTGCTAAGAACCAGGACAGAGAGGCAGTGCCTGCCTAGTTGGGGGAGAGAGTTGCAGTCAAGGGGGTTTTCTCGGAGAAGGTGGTACCTGAGCTGAGTCCCAGAAGACTCAGACAGGGAAGGAAGCAGAGAATATTCCAGGTAGAAAGGGTCCTGgatgggaggaggagagaagtatggaggaaagagggagagggggatGGAGGGAGAGGATGTGAACAGCATAGTTGAGGAATAACCACACGTAGTTCAAAGGAATTTATTAATTTGTGAGTCTAATGCAGCTGTTAACTTGAAGAGTCTCCCACTAGCCACCAGCCTCCAGAGCCTTTTCAGAAATGCTTCGCATGAGGGGACAGGGGCATGGCAGCCAGAGTTCCCAACCAGCTCCTTCTCCACGTGATATTGCCTGCTGGCCTACTGCCTGGCTCCTCACTCCCTGTCCCAGAATGGACCAAAGCACAGAAGCATCATCATCTCCCTAGTCCAGAGAAGACTTCATAGAACCCATAACTGGCTGGCAGACAAGCAGACTGATTAACAGAGTGGGAGTTGGAGTGCCTGACAGGGAGGAGCAGCCCTCCACCATACCCCTTTTGCCTGCCTTAGGAGACAGACTCTGGGAACATGTGCTAAATGCCTGTAGCCCAGGCTCAAACTATATACATGTGCAGGGAAAAGCAGGGGCCAGAATCAAGTGGGGTAGTGCCTGGCTGTAAATAAAGATGGTGGGAGAAAGGAGAATTGCAGTTGGGTGCCCAGTATTCTGCAGATGGGCTTCTTCAGAGCAGATGGTTGCCCAGGTTCCAGTCCCAGGAAGGACCTCTTGAGGATAGTTCAGctgcctcctcttccttccccaaaCTTGGGCAAGCTGAAGCTCCTGGACTTTGATAGCGGATGGGGGGCAGTCCTGGATGTTTAGGATAAGAATCTAGGGACAGAGAAGCTCTGGGGAGAGGTCAGGGGTCCTTGAGGgtaatgcaaataaatacagacatcTACACAGCTCTTCTAGCTCCTGGAGCCAAGGCCAAGCCTGGGGAGGCACTTGAGCCCCAGCCCTTATGGCTTCTCAACAGCATCTGGCTCAGGGCTGTTTATCCCATCTGACAGGTAATCATCATCATTCTGCTTCATCTTTGTTTCCAGAACTGTGATTCGCTGTTTGAGCTTCTGCTGGGCCCCCGTGTACTCAGCCAGCAGGCGGGCAAAGCGGGTATACAAGGTCTCCATGTTGGTCTCCAGCTGCTCTAGCTTTTCCTGCACATCCACTTCCATGCTGGCTGCCACTTCATTCTCATCCAGCAGCCCCTCCTTCATTAGGATCTCCCGACCCCTCTCCTCCAAGACCTTCTTGGCATCAGGGTACTCTGTCACAGCTTCCATAAGATCATCCTTGGACAAGCAGAAGAGATCTGAGTAGCCAAGGCTGCGGATGTTGGCTGTGCGTCGATTACCCATTTTGCTGCCCTTAATGTTAAGGATACTGATCTCTCCAAAGCAGCTTCCAGCCGAGAGCAGGGCATACTGAGTCACACCATCATCAGCCACCACTGCCAACTTGCCCTCCTTTATTATGTACATCTCCTTGCCAATGTCCCCCTTGCGGCAAATGTAATCTCCAGGGCTGAAGACCTGGGGACGGAGCTTCAGGACAAGCTCCACCAGCAGACCAGCTTCACAGTCGTGGAAGATGCGCACTTTCTTGAGTGTGGACAGGTGGACATTGATGGCAATCTCAGCCCTGAGTTTGGCCGGCAGGTTCTTGAGAACTTCCCGCTCATCCACAGTCTTCTTATTGGTCCATAGGTAGTCAAACCACTTGATGACCTTGGCTTCCATCTCCTTGCTGACCTTGCGGAAATGCATGTAGTGTTTGATGGCATCGATCTTGGCCTGGAATTCAGCCCGGGTGGCATTCatgttggagatcatggagccCACGTTTCCCACGATGGTGGCAAAGATGAGGACACCAATCAGGAAGTCAAAGATGACAAATAAGTACTCCTCATCCTTTACAGGGGGTGGTGTCTCTCCAATGGTGGTGAGGGTCAGTGTGGACCAGTAAAGGCAGTAGATGTATTCCCTAGCCAGATAGCCATACTCAGGGTCAGTGATGTTGGGGTAAACCCAGGTGTCAACTCCAAAGCCAATGGACTTGGAAATGGCATAGTAGATGCAGGCATTCCAATGAATGATGACCAAGATGTAGAGGACCAGGTTGCTGATGCGGAAAATATTGGGATAGCTGGTGCGTGTCTCGGTACGGTCAAAAAACTCAAACATGCGGGCAAAGTGTAGCAGGCGGTTGAAGCGCAGCTCAGGGCTGTGGATGCCCACGGC
Encoded here:
- the CNGA2 gene encoding cyclic nucleotide-gated channel alpha-2, which translates into the protein MTEKSNGVKSSPANNHNHHAPTAIKANGKDERRTSSRPQSAADDDTSSELQRLADMDAPQRGRGAFRRIARLVGVIREWANKNFREPEPRPDSFLERFRGPELQTVTAQQGDGKGDKDGEGKATKKKFELFVLDPAGDWYYRWLFVIAMPVLYNWCLLVARACFSDLQRGYYLVWLVLDYFSDFVYIMDLLIRLRTGFLEQGLLVKDPKKLRDNYIHTLQFKLDVASIIPTDFIYFAVGIHSPELRFNRLLHFARMFEFFDRTETRTSYPNIFRISNLVLYILVIIHWNACIYYAISKSIGFGVDTWVYPNITDPEYGYLAREYIYCLYWSTLTLTTIGETPPPVKDEEYLFVIFDFLIGVLIFATIVGNVGSMISNMNATRAEFQAKIDAIKHYMHFRKVSKEMEAKVIKWFDYLWTNKKTVDEREVLKNLPAKLRAEIAINVHLSTLKKVRIFHDCEAGLLVELVLKLRPQVFSPGDYICRKGDIGKEMYIIKEGKLAVVADDGVTQYALLSAGSCFGEISILNIKGSKMGNRRTANIRSLGYSDLFCLSKDDLMEAVTEYPDAKKVLEERGREILMKEGLLDENEVAASMEVDVQEKLEQLETNMETLYTRFARLLAEYTGAQQKLKQRITVLETKMKQNDDDYLSDGINSPEPDAVEKP